The Thomasclavelia ramosa DSM 1402 genome includes a region encoding these proteins:
- a CDS encoding YitT family protein, with the protein MKKHIYETLIIIVGNFILALGICAFITPVGLITGGASGIGIAVKSLTGINISYTVYAINIVMFVVGYFYFGKKFAAGTLLSTFLYPTFLAILERVPALSTITSDALLSTLYAGLCIGLGLGLVLRVGASTGGMDIPPLIVNKKTGFSVAWLINIFDCAILLFQVIFCPITIEQVLYGITVVIITTIVMDQVMMLGETKVQVTVISPKWQEIRKIVFEDINRGCTLLNVTTGYHQKNQYAVMAVVSKRELHLLNDMILAIDPTAFIISNATHSVRGRGFTLPPIDL; encoded by the coding sequence GTGAAGAAGCATATTTATGAAACACTGATTATTATTGTCGGTAATTTTATTTTAGCGTTAGGAATCTGTGCTTTTATTACCCCGGTTGGGTTGATTACAGGTGGTGCTTCAGGTATCGGGATTGCTGTCAAATCATTGACAGGAATAAATATTTCCTATACTGTGTATGCAATAAATATTGTAATGTTTGTTGTTGGTTATTTTTACTTTGGTAAAAAGTTTGCAGCTGGAACCTTGTTAAGTACATTTTTATATCCAACTTTTTTAGCAATTTTAGAACGCGTACCTGCTTTATCAACGATTACTAGTGATGCTTTATTATCAACTCTATATGCCGGATTATGTATTGGCTTAGGGTTAGGACTAGTTTTAAGAGTTGGAGCCAGTACTGGGGGAATGGACATTCCTCCATTGATTGTTAATAAAAAAACCGGCTTTTCAGTTGCCTGGCTGATTAATATATTTGACTGTGCAATTTTGCTTTTTCAGGTGATTTTTTGTCCAATTACAATTGAACAGGTTTTATATGGAATTACAGTAGTGATTATTACAACGATTGTGATGGATCAAGTTATGATGTTGGGGGAAACTAAAGTACAAGTAACTGTTATTTCTCCTAAATGGCAGGAAATCCGAAAAATTGTTTTTGAGGATATTAATCGTGGCTGTACATTATTAAATGTTACAACTGGATATCATCAAAAAAATCAATATGCGGTAATGGCTGTTGTGTCGAAACGTGAGCTGCATTTATTAAATGACATGATTTTAGCGATTGATCCAACTGCATTTATTATTAGTAATGCTACTCATAGTGTAAGGGGGCGTGGTTTCACGTTGCCACCAATTGATTTATAA
- the prfB gene encoding peptide chain release factor 2, protein MELYEIKNGLTKAHLLMTEFYQSIDIEAYRREIEGLTVITLQEGFWDDANKAKVTYDKLNKMKKTTDQYDLLETTLTSLDETYELVKNTEDQEFKEILESDYTVFEKELSKFETMMLLSGEHDDLNAIVEIHPGAGGTESQDWAEMLFRMYQRYAANKGWKVEVLDYLDGDVAGIKSVTMLIKGDNVYGHLKAEKGVHRLVRLSPFDSAKRRHTSFASVDVMPEFNNEIEIEIQSTDLKIDTYRASGAGGQHINKTDSAVRITHLPTNIVVTCQSQRSQIQNREQAMVMLKSKLYQLMLEKQASELKELKGEQKEIAWGSQIRSYVLHPYSLVKDNRSGYESNNPKAVLDGDLDGFIYAYLKSAL, encoded by the coding sequence ATGGAATTATACGAAATTAAAAATGGGCTTACTAAAGCCCATTTATTAATGACGGAGTTTTATCAATCAATTGATATTGAAGCATATCGTCGAGAGATTGAGGGGCTCACCGTAATCACACTACAAGAGGGATTTTGGGATGATGCTAATAAAGCTAAAGTGACTTATGATAAGTTAAATAAGATGAAAAAAACAACTGATCAATATGATTTATTAGAAACGACATTAACTAGTTTAGATGAAACATATGAGCTTGTAAAGAATACTGAGGATCAAGAATTTAAGGAAATTCTTGAAAGTGATTATACTGTTTTTGAAAAAGAATTATCAAAATTTGAGACAATGATGTTATTGTCTGGTGAACATGACGATTTAAACGCAATCGTTGAAATTCATCCTGGAGCAGGTGGAACAGAGAGTCAAGACTGGGCAGAAATGTTATTTAGGATGTATCAACGTTATGCTGCTAATAAAGGCTGGAAAGTCGAGGTTTTAGATTATTTAGATGGTGATGTGGCAGGAATAAAATCGGTTACAATGTTAATAAAAGGGGATAATGTATATGGACATTTAAAGGCAGAAAAGGGAGTTCATCGTTTAGTGCGCTTATCACCTTTTGATTCAGCAAAACGCCGTCATACTTCGTTCGCATCGGTTGATGTAATGCCCGAATTTAATAACGAGATTGAAATTGAGATTCAAAGTACTGACTTGAAAATAGATACTTATCGAGCTAGTGGAGCCGGTGGTCAACACATCAACAAAACTGATTCAGCAGTTCGAATTACACATTTACCTACTAATATTGTTGTAACCTGTCAAAGCCAGCGAAGTCAAATTCAAAACCGTGAACAAGCAATGGTAATGTTAAAAAGCAAGTTATATCAGTTGATGCTGGAAAAACAAGCTAGTGAATTAAAAGAATTAAAAGGAGAGCAAAAAGAAATAGCATGGGGTTCACAAATTAGATCATATGTACTTCATCCGTATTCGCTAGTGAAAGATAATCGTAGTGGATATGAATCTAATAATCCCAAAGCTGTTTTAGATGGGGATCTTGATGGATTTATATATGCCTATTTAAAATCAGCATTGTAA
- the secA gene encoding preprotein translocase subunit SecA encodes MASRKEQIRKELKKKNEKEGLNPEAVTNIVDLQDQTGEDIKVEDFQGIYNGEVIPFNTTPHSTKKSFIGRIKGVFDDERKQLKKLDKMADEVIALESKYAAMSDEELAGQTSIFKEALANGKTLDDIIIDAYATVREAAYRQLGLKAFKVQLMGGITLHEGDIAEMKTGEGKTLTSIFPVYLNALTGNGVHVVTVNDYLAGRDAVNNGKVFNFLGLTVGLNKRELTPEQKQEAHGCDVTYTTNAELGFDYLRDNMVTRLEDKVLVKGLNYALVDEVDSILIDESRTPLIISGGRKNTAALYLQADRFVKSLKQDKDYEVDIESKTVALTPDGIAKAEKGFKLDNLYDPQHTALVHHINQALKANYTMTRDVEYMVATEDGTRDIRNAKIMIIDQFTGRVMPGRAYSDGLHQAIEAKEGVPIKEETETRATITYQNFFRLFNKLAGMTGTAKTEEEEFRLIYNMRVIEIPTNRPVIRDDRNDKIYSTRANKFKALCEEVEARNSYGQPILIGTVSVETSEVLSKMLDRRKIRHNVLNAKNHAKEAEIIEKAGQRGAVTIATNMAGRGTDIKLGEGVAEIGGLAVIGSERHESRRIDNQLRGRSGRQGDPGYSVFYVSFEDDLMERFAGERLKSFTDYLEDDQAIENKMVTKAIEGAQKRVEGQNFDSRKHILEYDDVMRQQREIMYKERDDIMSEENLDAIVKGMFNQAIEMTVRQFTKHDGKDDIVDVAGVVDFVAKNYMLLVEVEASNCEALQKDPQKLIETLTDLVFNQYISRFNKELEPEKKLQYERSILLGVIDYTWINHIDAMTKLRNGIYLRAYAQKDPLAEYTEEAFYMFEQMTSSIADAISRNIVHMGIRPGSEVEQTIPHLKMELTFK; translated from the coding sequence ATGGCTAGTAGAAAAGAGCAAATAAGAAAAGAGTTAAAAAAGAAAAATGAAAAAGAGGGATTAAATCCTGAAGCAGTAACAAATATCGTTGATTTGCAAGATCAAACCGGTGAAGATATAAAGGTTGAAGATTTCCAAGGAATCTATAATGGTGAAGTAATTCCATTTAATACAACACCACATTCAACAAAAAAAAGCTTTATTGGGAGAATTAAAGGTGTTTTTGACGATGAACGAAAACAATTAAAAAAATTAGATAAAATGGCTGACGAAGTAATTGCTTTAGAATCAAAATATGCAGCGATGAGTGATGAAGAATTAGCGGGTCAAACTAGTATTTTCAAAGAGGCTCTAGCTAATGGTAAAACGCTTGATGACATAATTATTGATGCCTATGCTACAGTTCGTGAAGCTGCTTATCGTCAATTAGGCCTAAAAGCTTTCAAAGTACAGTTGATGGGTGGTATCACATTACATGAAGGTGATATTGCAGAGATGAAGACTGGTGAAGGTAAAACATTAACTTCGATTTTTCCAGTATATTTAAATGCTTTAACTGGTAATGGTGTTCACGTTGTTACTGTTAATGATTACTTAGCAGGACGTGATGCTGTAAATAATGGCAAAGTATTTAACTTTTTGGGATTAACAGTTGGATTGAATAAACGGGAGCTAACACCTGAACAAAAACAAGAAGCTCATGGGTGTGATGTTACGTATACAACCAATGCCGAATTAGGATTTGATTATTTAAGAGATAACATGGTAACTCGTTTAGAGGATAAAGTATTAGTAAAAGGGTTAAATTATGCCCTTGTCGATGAGGTCGATTCAATTTTAATCGATGAATCAAGAACACCATTAATTATTTCTGGTGGTCGTAAAAATACAGCAGCGTTATATTTACAAGCTGACCGTTTTGTTAAATCTTTGAAACAAGATAAAGATTATGAAGTTGATATCGAAAGTAAGACGGTTGCTTTAACACCTGATGGAATTGCTAAAGCTGAAAAAGGTTTTAAGTTGGATAACCTATATGACCCACAACATACTGCATTAGTGCATCATATTAATCAAGCTTTGAAAGCTAACTATACAATGACTCGCGATGTTGAATATATGGTTGCTACAGAAGATGGTACTCGTGATATTCGTAATGCAAAAATTATGATTATTGACCAATTTACAGGTCGTGTTATGCCTGGTCGTGCTTATTCTGATGGATTACATCAAGCAATCGAAGCTAAAGAAGGTGTTCCAATTAAAGAAGAAACAGAAACTAGAGCAACAATTACTTATCAAAATTTCTTTAGATTATTTAATAAATTAGCAGGGATGACAGGAACAGCTAAAACTGAAGAAGAAGAATTTAGATTGATTTATAATATGCGTGTTATTGAGATTCCAACTAACCGTCCAGTTATTCGTGATGATCGCAATGATAAGATTTATTCTACTAGAGCTAATAAATTCAAAGCTTTATGTGAAGAAGTAGAAGCTCGTAATTCATATGGTCAACCGATTTTGATTGGGACTGTTTCTGTTGAAACATCTGAAGTATTATCAAAAATGTTAGATCGTCGTAAAATAAGACATAACGTTTTGAACGCTAAAAATCATGCTAAAGAAGCTGAAATTATTGAAAAAGCTGGACAACGTGGAGCGGTAACGATCGCCACCAACATGGCTGGTCGCGGTACCGATATTAAATTAGGTGAAGGTGTTGCTGAAATTGGCGGTTTAGCAGTAATTGGTTCAGAACGCCATGAATCTCGCCGTATTGATAATCAGTTGCGAGGACGTTCTGGTCGTCAAGGAGATCCTGGTTATTCGGTTTTCTATGTATCATTTGAAGATGATTTAATGGAACGTTTCGCTGGAGAAAGATTAAAATCATTTACAGATTATTTAGAAGATGATCAAGCAATTGAAAATAAAATGGTTACTAAAGCAATTGAAGGTGCTCAAAAACGTGTTGAAGGTCAAAACTTCGATTCTCGTAAACATATTCTTGAGTATGATGATGTAATGCGTCAACAACGTGAAATCATGTATAAAGAGCGTGATGATATTATGTCTGAAGAAAATTTGGATGCTATCGTTAAAGGAATGTTTAATCAAGCAATAGAAATGACTGTCCGCCAATTTACAAAACATGATGGAAAAGATGATATTGTAGATGTTGCTGGAGTTGTTGATTTTGTTGCTAAAAACTATATGTTATTAGTTGAAGTAGAAGCTAGTAACTGTGAAGCATTACAAAAAGATCCACAAAAATTAATTGAAACATTAACGGATTTAGTTTTCAATCAGTATATTAGTCGTTTTAATAAAGAGTTAGAGCCAGAAAAGAAATTACAATATGAAAGAAGTATTCTTTTAGGAGTGATTGACTATACTTGGATCAATCATATTGATGCTATGACTAAATTACGTAATGGTATTTATTTAAGAGCTTATGCGCAAAAAGATCCTTTAGCTGAATATACAGAAGAAGCTTTCTACATGTTTGAACAAATGACATCAAGTATTGCAGATGCAATTTCTCGTAATATTGTCCATATGGGAATCCGTCCTGGTAGTGAAGTAGAACAAACTATCCCTCATCTAAAGATGGAACTTACATTTAAGTAA
- a CDS encoding cold-shock protein has translation MQGKVKWFNAEKGFGFIDRGEGKDVFVHYSQITQDGYKTLNEGELVEFELYQSDRGMQAKHVVKI, from the coding sequence ATGCAAGGAAAAGTGAAATGGTTTAACGCAGAAAAAGGTTTTGGATTCATTGATCGTGGTGAAGGCAAAGATGTATTTGTTCATTATAGTCAAATAACTCAAGATGGGTATAAGACTTTAAATGAAGGTGAACTAGTAGAATTTGAGCTTTATCAAAGTGACCGTGGGATGCAAGCAAAACATGTTGTTAAAATCTAA
- a CDS encoding DEAD/DEAH box helicase yields the protein MICPRCKNQDSQYFYTFKNITYCRKCVKIGSTCFSPSQLPSIIKTVDYQLDYELTPLQNNISRQLLQRYQQHLNTSLKAVCGAGKTEITYEVIKYALNQGQRVCFTTPRKELVIELAKRLQSQFKNISITTVYGGHSELVDGQFIICTTHQLYRYPQYFDLLILDELDAFPYVNNEVLIGLLQNSIKGNYIYMSATLTNQPDLLMTKRYHGYLLDVPKCYLTSSLVMYLWAIKKIRDFVRKKKPVLVYVPTIQLTNTVARIFKLFKLKSHAISSNTKDIQKFIERLRHHQLDVLVTTTILERGITIDNVQVIILYGNNRIYTTATLIQICGRVGRKTAHPSGSISIFTPYKTRAIKECLKTIKQDNA from the coding sequence ATGATTTGTCCACGATGTAAGAATCAAGATTCACAATATTTTTATACTTTCAAAAATATTACTTATTGCCGTAAGTGCGTTAAGATCGGTTCAACTTGTTTTTCTCCTTCACAGTTACCTTCTATTATTAAGACAGTTGATTATCAGCTCGACTACGAATTAACACCATTACAAAATAATATTTCCAGACAATTACTTCAACGTTATCAACAGCATCTCAACACTTCCCTTAAAGCGGTTTGTGGTGCCGGTAAAACAGAAATAACTTATGAGGTCATTAAATATGCACTAAACCAGGGGCAGCGAGTCTGCTTTACTACACCGCGAAAAGAACTAGTAATTGAATTAGCAAAGCGATTGCAAAGTCAATTCAAAAATATTTCAATAACCACTGTTTATGGCGGTCATAGTGAATTGGTAGATGGGCAATTTATTATTTGTACTACTCATCAGTTATATCGCTATCCCCAATATTTTGACTTATTAATTTTAGACGAATTGGATGCTTTCCCTTACGTAAATAACGAAGTCTTAATTGGTCTACTCCAAAACAGCATTAAAGGCAACTATATTTATATGTCTGCAACTCTAACCAATCAACCAGATTTATTAATGACCAAACGATATCATGGTTATCTTCTAGATGTTCCCAAGTGCTATCTAACTTCATCTTTGGTAATGTATCTTTGGGCAATTAAAAAAATTAGAGATTTTGTCAGAAAGAAAAAACCCGTACTTGTTTATGTTCCCACCATACAATTAACAAATACAGTTGCCCGCATCTTTAAACTGTTTAAACTTAAAAGTCATGCTATCAGCTCTAACACTAAAGATATTCAAAAATTTATAGAACGTCTTAGACATCATCAATTAGATGTTTTAGTTACAACGACTATTTTAGAGCGCGGCATCACCATCGATAATGTTCAAGTAATTATTTTATACGGCAATAATCGGATATATACAACTGCTACATTGATTCAAATATGTGGACGAGTAGGTCGTAAAACAGCACATCCCAGTGGAAGTATTAGTATTTTTACTCCATACAAGACCAGGGCAATTAAAGAGTGTCTCAAAACAATCAAGCAGGACAATGCTTAA
- a CDS encoding ComF family protein — protein sequence MSQNNQAGQCLICFNDLNKSPSLYHLYYHATLCFHCLNQFSIYNRTHDYHGYKLTILYYYNDFFKQLLFQYKGQGDYALKDAFLNAYPHFKTKYRRHLIALVPSSQQDDLRRGFNPNEMIVRSFSNHIFTGLYKNSAYKQTSQTDRSQVSQIIKIKDGQRLYNQNVIIFDDVITSGNTIMTCAKVISSYQPKTISIIVMASNQLDKLFK from the coding sequence GTGTCTCAAAACAATCAAGCAGGACAATGCTTAATCTGTTTTAATGATCTCAATAAATCACCTAGCTTATATCATCTTTATTATCATGCTACACTATGTTTTCATTGTCTTAACCAATTTTCAATCTATAATCGAACTCATGACTATCATGGTTACAAACTTACGATTTTATATTACTATAACGATTTCTTTAAACAATTGTTATTTCAATATAAAGGACAAGGTGATTATGCTTTAAAAGATGCTTTTTTGAATGCATATCCTCATTTTAAAACCAAATATCGGCGTCATCTCATCGCGCTTGTTCCCAGCAGCCAACAAGACGATCTAAGACGAGGTTTTAACCCAAATGAAATGATTGTAAGAAGTTTTAGTAATCATATTTTTACTGGTTTATACAAAAATTCCGCCTATAAACAGACCAGCCAAACTGATCGCAGTCAAGTAAGTCAGATTATCAAGATTAAAGATGGTCAGCGGTTATATAATCAAAATGTGATAATTTTTGATGATGTTATTACCTCAGGCAATACTATTATGACTTGTGCAAAAGTTATCAGTTCCTATCAGCCCAAAACAATTAGTATAATCGTTATGGCAAGTAATCAATTAGATAAATTATTTAAATAA
- a CDS encoding MarR family winged helix-turn-helix transcriptional regulator, which translates to MDKRSDAIETVVDVFNEAMVIQELYLKKSKFKELSMSETHVLDAVDKVEFPSMTNVAKSLSVTMGTLTTAVKKIVEKGFLVKERSSKDQRVYYLKLTDKGHEALAIHEQFHHELADLYKSAIPDDRVDWVFNTLKKIKLDLDNYKKALEEK; encoded by the coding sequence ATGGACAAACGCTCAGATGCAATCGAGACAGTAGTTGATGTTTTTAATGAAGCAATGGTTATACAAGAATTGTACCTCAAGAAGAGCAAATTTAAGGAATTATCGATGAGTGAAACTCATGTCCTTGATGCAGTGGATAAGGTAGAATTTCCTTCAATGACTAATGTGGCTAAGTCATTAAGTGTAACGATGGGAACATTGACAACAGCAGTAAAGAAAATAGTTGAAAAAGGTTTTTTAGTTAAAGAGAGATCAAGTAAAGACCAACGAGTTTATTATCTAAAGTTAACGGATAAGGGACATGAAGCATTGGCTATTCATGAACAGTTCCATCATGAATTGGCAGATTTATACAAATCAGCAATTCCTGACGATCGAGTTGACTGGGTCTTTAATACGTTAAAGAAGATTAAGTTGGATTTGGATAATTATAAAAAGGCATTAGAAGAAAAATAA
- a CDS encoding ClC family H(+)/Cl(-) exchange transporter gives MKNRLIKTLNIKRFKLVLLLEGLLVGILAGLVIVGYRICLTNGALWLQRILAYCKQSIFTIIIWFVILFVIALVVTKLLDWESLISGSGIPQLEGELAGKIDAKWWRVLIAKFFGGFLANFSGLALGREGPSIQLGAMVGKGIGKVLKRGKTEERYLLTCGASAGLAAAFHAPLAGVMFALEEVHKHFSAPLLISVMTSSIAADYLMSSILGMAPVFSFNIHGTLPTQYYWMVIILGIILGLLGAFYNKALLFVQSLYNHSKHLNNYTKLLIPFILAGILGFTVPQLLGSGDTLVDLLIEGKLTMSLILLLLAGKFLFAITCFGSGAPGGIFFPLLVIGCLIGGAFANISVDYLGLDPIYINNFILLAMAGYFTAIVRAPVTGIILIFEMTGSLNHLLSIAIVTIVAYVVADLLKSKPIYESLLENLLKKRSLPTPQGVGEKVLLDFMILHNSPLDNHLVKEIQWPNHCLIVSLRRDGQEFIPHGDTYLKASDSIIVMCDKIDESYIYDTLSALTTEQI, from the coding sequence ATGAAAAATAGATTAATTAAAACATTAAATATCAAAAGATTTAAATTAGTATTATTACTAGAAGGTTTGCTGGTCGGAATATTAGCGGGATTAGTAATTGTTGGATATCGAATTTGTTTAACTAATGGAGCTCTTTGGTTACAGCGAATTTTAGCCTATTGTAAACAATCAATATTCACAATAATTATCTGGTTTGTTATCCTATTTGTGATAGCACTAGTTGTCACAAAATTACTCGATTGGGAATCATTAATTTCTGGAAGCGGGATTCCACAGCTTGAAGGAGAATTGGCAGGTAAGATTGATGCCAAATGGTGGCGAGTTTTGATTGCTAAATTTTTTGGTGGTTTCTTAGCTAATTTTTCTGGTTTAGCCCTTGGTCGTGAAGGTCCTTCAATTCAATTAGGGGCAATGGTTGGTAAAGGAATTGGTAAAGTTTTAAAACGTGGTAAGACTGAGGAACGCTATTTACTTACTTGTGGTGCCAGTGCCGGATTAGCAGCTGCTTTTCATGCCCCGCTGGCAGGAGTAATGTTTGCCCTTGAAGAAGTACATAAACATTTTTCTGCCCCACTATTGATTTCAGTGATGACCTCATCAATTGCCGCCGATTATCTTATGAGTTCTATTTTAGGAATGGCTCCTGTATTTTCTTTCAATATTCATGGAACTCTGCCTACCCAATACTATTGGATGGTTATTATTTTAGGAATCATTTTAGGGCTGCTTGGCGCTTTTTATAATAAAGCCTTACTATTTGTTCAAAGCCTCTATAATCACTCAAAGCATTTAAATAACTATACTAAATTATTAATACCTTTTATTTTGGCAGGAATTTTAGGATTCACTGTTCCTCAGCTATTAGGTAGTGGCGATACTTTGGTCGACTTATTAATCGAAGGAAAATTAACAATGTCCTTAATTCTTCTTTTGCTGGCAGGGAAATTCTTATTTGCAATTACCTGCTTTGGCTCAGGAGCTCCAGGTGGAATTTTCTTCCCACTATTAGTAATTGGCTGTTTGATTGGTGGTGCTTTTGCTAATATCTCCGTCGATTACTTAGGTTTAGATCCTATTTATATTAATAATTTTATTCTACTGGCTATGGCTGGTTATTTTACTGCAATTGTAAGGGCTCCAGTGACAGGAATTATTCTGATTTTTGAAATGACAGGTTCTTTAAATCACCTCTTATCAATTGCTATTGTTACTATCGTTGCTTATGTTGTTGCCGATTTATTAAAATCTAAACCAATTTACGAAAGTTTGTTAGAAAATTTATTAAAGAAAAGAAGTCTTCCAACTCCACAGGGAGTTGGAGAAAAAGTATTATTAGATTTTATGATTTTACATAATTCTCCATTGGATAATCATTTAGTTAAAGAAATTCAATGGCCTAATCACTGCTTGATTGTTTCACTTAGACGTGATGGACAAGAATTCATTCCCCATGGTGACACTTATTTAAAAGCCAGTGATAGTATTATTGTCATGTGTGATAAAATAGATGAAAGCTATATTTATGATACTCTTTCAGCTCTAACAACTGAACAAATTTAA
- a CDS encoding NAD(P)/FAD-dependent oxidoreductase, protein MKNNYDVVVVGAGPAGIMACYELYLKQPELNVLLIDKGQDVMKRHCPIKEKKIKSCPIIRNNEPGCLPACSITAGFGGAGAYSDGKFNITSEFGGWLTDYLSTNEVEDVINYVDNLYLKHGATREITDPTTDKVKEIEHRGYAVGLKLLRAKVRHLGTEENLRIMTEMSTELKEHIDMAFRTAVKEVLVEDGHAVGVVLENDEVIKAKKIVLAPGRDGSAWLTKVLKQHGLELYNNQVDIGVRVETSNIVMEEINSNLYEGKFVYNTSVGTKVRTFCSNPSGHVVIENHSGTMLANGHAYHDPKLGSKNTNFALLVSHTFSEPFNEPNEFAHEVSRLANKLSNGSVMVQRYGDIKKGRRTTYKRLKEGYTEPTLAEAVPGDLGLVLPYNTMKSIIEMIEALDNVTPGIANEHTLLYGVEAKFYSARPKVREGFECEIDDLYVAGDGAGLTRGLAQAGANGIIVARHIIGTIKNRDSKLA, encoded by the coding sequence ATGAAAAATAATTATGATGTTGTGGTTGTTGGAGCGGGACCAGCAGGAATCATGGCCTGCTATGAACTGTATTTGAAACAGCCGGAATTGAACGTATTGCTTATAGATAAAGGTCAGGATGTTATGAAACGTCACTGTCCGATCAAGGAAAAGAAGATCAAGTCCTGTCCAATCATCAGGAACAATGAACCGGGCTGTCTTCCTGCCTGTTCGATTACAGCCGGATTTGGCGGTGCCGGTGCCTATTCTGACGGTAAATTCAATATTACCAGTGAATTTGGCGGCTGGCTGACTGACTATCTTTCAACCAATGAGGTTGAAGATGTAATCAACTATGTTGACAATCTTTATTTAAAACACGGAGCAACCAGAGAAATAACGGATCCTACGACTGACAAGGTCAAAGAAATTGAACATCGAGGCTATGCAGTAGGATTAAAACTGCTGCGGGCCAAGGTAAGACATTTAGGAACAGAAGAGAATCTGCGGATCATGACAGAAATGTCAACGGAACTGAAAGAACATATTGATATGGCATTTAGAACAGCTGTAAAGGAAGTACTGGTTGAAGACGGACATGCTGTCGGGGTAGTTCTGGAAAATGATGAGGTCATCAAAGCGAAGAAGATCGTACTGGCACCGGGACGAGACGGTTCTGCCTGGCTGACAAAAGTACTGAAACAGCATGGACTGGAGCTTTATAATAATCAGGTCGATATAGGAGTGCGGGTAGAGACCAGCAATATCGTAATGGAAGAGATCAACAGCAATCTGTATGAAGGTAAATTTGTCTATAATACAAGTGTCGGAACAAAAGTAAGAACATTCTGTTCAAATCCGTCAGGGCATGTAGTAATAGAGAATCACAGCGGGACGATGCTGGCGAACGGACATGCCTATCATGATCCGAAGCTGGGGAGCAAGAATACCAACTTTGCGCTGCTGGTATCCCATACCTTCAGCGAGCCGTTCAATGAACCGAATGAATTTGCACATGAGGTGAGCAGACTGGCGAACAAGCTGTCAAACGGATCAGTCATGGTGCAAAGATATGGAGATATCAAGAAAGGGAGAAGAACGACTTACAAGCGTTTGAAAGAAGGGTATACAGAGCCGACCTTAGCAGAGGCGGTACCGGGAGATCTGGGGCTGGTATTACCGTACAACACGATGAAATCAATTATCGAGATGATTGAGGCACTGGATAATGTAACACCGGGGATAGCGAATGAGCATACGTTGCTGTATGGAGTGGAAGCGAAATTCTATTCAGCGCGGCCAAAGGTAAGAGAAGGGTTTGAATGTGAAATAGATGATCTGTATGTAGCAGGTGATGGAGCCGGATTAACAAGAGGGCTGGCTCAGGCAGGAGCAAACGGAATCATCGTAGCACGTCATATTATTGGGACAATAAAAAATAGAGATAGTAAATTAGCGTGA